Proteins from one Ipomoea triloba cultivar NCNSP0323 chromosome 1, ASM357664v1 genomic window:
- the LOC116011969 gene encoding uncharacterized oxidoreductase At4g09670 yields MSVSPPIQIGIIGCAEIARKVARAINLSQSATLHAVGSRNLEKAKKFAADNGFPASAKVYGSYEAVLDDPDVDAVYMPLPAALHVKWAVLAAQKKKHLLLEKPVALNSKEFDTILEAFESNGLQLMDGTMWMHHPRTAKMKEFISNPDLFGELKSVHSQFTFAADPEFLENDIRVKPDLDALGALGDVGWYCIRSILWAADFELPKSVIALRNPVFNKSGVIMACGASLYWEDGKLSTFQCSFLSNMTMDVTAIGTNGTLYLHGFVIPYDEKKASYMTGTKSGFTELVTEWDPKPSEHIVTTDIPQEVLMVEEFSRLVASIKNDGSKPEKKWPTFSRKTQLVLDAVKTSIEKGFEPVEIVC; encoded by the exons ATGTCCGTTTCGCCGCCGATCCAAATCGGAATCATCGGGTGTGCCGAAATCGCCCGAAAGGTTGCGCGGGCCATCAATCTATCACAGAGCGCCACCCTTCACGCCGTCGGCAGCCGCAATCTCGAAAAGGCCAAGAAATTCGCCGCCGATAATGGTTTCCCGGCTTCCGCTAAGGTCTACGGCAGTTACGAAGCCGTTCTTGATGACCCGGATGTCGACGCCGTCTATATGCCCCTCCCGGCGGCTCTGCACGTCAAGTGGGCTGTCTTGGCTGCCCAGAAGAAGAAACACTTGCTGCTTGAGAAGCCCGTGGCGCTGAATTCCAAGGAATTCGATACGATTTTGGAAGCGTTCGAATCCAATGGGTTGCAACTTATGGACGGTACCATGTGGATGCACCACCCTCGCACCGCTAAGATGAAGGAATTCATCTCCAATCCGGACCTCTTCGGTGAACTCAAATCG GTGCACAGTCAGTTCACATTTGCGGCTGATCCtgagtttcttgaaaatgacatTCGTGTGAAGCCAGACCTTGATGCTCTGGGTGCTCTTGGCGATGTTGGGTGGTATTGCATCAGGTCCATTTTGTGGGCGGCTGATTTTGAGCTGCCCAAATCTGTAATTGCATTGAGGAACCCTGTGTTCAACAAATCTGGGGTCATTATGGCTTGTggtgcttctttatattgggaAGATGGGAAACTGTCAACTTTTCAGTGCTCCTTTTTGTCAAACATGACAATGGATGTCACTGCTATTGGAACTAATGGCACTCTGTATCTTCATGGTTTTGTGATCCCATATGATGAGAAAAAGGCTTCTTATATGACTGGCACAAAGTCTGGATTTACTGAGCTTGTGACAGAATGGGATCCAAAGCCTAGTGAGCACATTGTCACAACAGACATTCCCCAGGAAGTTCTGATGGTTGAGGAGTTTTCGAGGTTGGTTGCTAGTATTAAAAACGATGGCTCAAAACCGGAGAAGAAGTGGCCAACCTTTAGTAGGAAGACTCAGCTGGTTTTGGACGCTGTCAAGACATCGATTGAGAAAGGTTTTGAGCCTGTAGAGATTGTGTGTTGA